The following is a genomic window from Halobacterium sp. R2-5.
GCGGCCGGCCGCCGGTCACCGAGTCGAGGCTGTCCGCGGGGAACACGCACGCGCCGGACGCCCGCTCGACGGTCGGCTCGCCGCCGTCCGTCCCGACCGGGGCCGGTCCCTCGGCGGGTTCGGCGGCGATGGCGGCGTCGTGGTCGAACAGCGCGTCCACGCCGCCCGCGTCGTAGAGACAGCTCCCGTTCAGCACCGCGACCCGGCCGTCGAGCCGGCCGCGGAGCGCGCGGATCGCTCGCTCGTGGCTGTCCTCCTGAATCGCGTACGTCGCCGGCACCCCGGCGTACCGGCCGCCGAAGTACGACTGCACCTGCGGTGCGTCGTCGCCGACGACGAACACGAGCTCCTCGGTCCCCGCGGTGACGGCGGCGTCCGCCGCGTGCGCGACCAGCGGCCTGTCGGCGACGGGGAGCATCGGGGTCGACGCCACGCTCGACAGCGGCCCGGGGCCGCGGTCCGTGGCGAGAATGACTGTCTGCATCACGCCCAACTGGACAGCGACCACTACCCTTGTTATGAAGATTGTAAGGCCGGCTTACGCGCGTTCGGTCGACTGATACCTGCGGAA
Proteins encoded in this region:
- a CDS encoding NDP-sugar synthase — its product is MQTVILATDRGPGPLSSVASTPMLPVADRPLVAHAADAAVTAGTEELVFVVGDDAPQVQSYFGGRYAGVPATYAIQEDSHERAIRALRGRLDGRVAVLNGSCLYDAGGVDALFDHDAAIAAEPAEGPAPVGTDGGEPTVERASGACVFPADSLDSVTGGRPLSVAALESAASRPAVVDVPRVAVSSAADLVDANARAMASIAPAGETVQIADDATVEQGVTFDGPVLIAGGATVERNATLRGPVVVGPNATVGVRAVVDSAVLFGDATVDAGARLDGAVIGPNCTVGDGASVAGVTDARGNGVAAIVTDGARERLGYW